One window from the genome of Pungitius pungitius chromosome 14, fPunPun2.1, whole genome shotgun sequence encodes:
- the zmpste24 gene encoding CAAX prenyl protease 1 homolog yields the protein MVEHTLDLSVEKQIFYAVLGFSWTVYLWEAYLSYRQRRTYRSTTHVPQELLRIMDSETFEKSRLYQLDKSNFSFWSGLYSETEGTLILLLGGIPFLWDTAGSLTSRMGLGSEYEITQSLVFLTLATLFSAFTGLPWSVYNTFVIEEKHGFNQQTLGFFLKDAVKKFIVTQCILLPVTSLLLYIIKIGGDFFFIYAWLFTLAVSLVLVTIYADYIAPLFDKFAPLPEGELKTDIEAMAKSISFPLTKVYVVEGSKRSSHSNAYFYGFFKNKRIVLFDTLLEDYSPLNQAGEPEKEEASNKSKAKQKNKKQGCNNSEILAVLGHELGHWKLGHMVKNIGISQMNSFLCFSLFAVLIGRKELFVAFGFNDSQPTLIGLMIIFQFIFSPYNEVLSFCLTVLSRRFEFQADAFARGMGKASELCSALIKLNKDNLGFPVADWLFSMWHYSHPPLLERLRALGSIKQD from the exons ATGGTCGAACACACACTCGACCTGTCGGTGGAGAAGCAGATCTTTTATGCCGTTTTGGGCTTTTCGTGGACGGTGTATCTGTGGGAAGCCTACCTTTCTTACAGACAG AGGAGGACCTACAGATCAACAACACATGTGCCACAGGAACTCTTGAGGATCATGGATTCTGAAACATTTGAGAAGTCACGTCTCTATCAGCTGGATAAAAGCAACTTCAGCTTTTGGTCTGGACTCTATTCTGAGACTGAGGGGACG TTGATTCTGCTCCTGGGAGGAATCCCGTTTTTGTGGGACACTGCTGGTTCCCTGACGTCTCGTATGGGATTAGGTTCAGAGTACGAGATCACCCAGTCGCTCGTGTTTCTGACGCTCGCCACCCTATTCAGTGCCTTTACTGGACTTCCCTGGAGTGTGTACAACACATTTGTCATAGAGGAGAAGCATGGCTTTAACCAGCAG ACATTGGGGTTCTTCCTTAAGGATGCTGTAAAGAAGTTTATTGTGACCCAGTGTATCCTGCTGCCTGTCACCTCGCTGCTCCTCTACATCATCAAGATTGGTGGAGATTTCTTTTTCATCTATGCCTGGCTCTTCACTCTGGCTGTTTCTCTG GTGCTTGTCACGATCTATGCTGATTACATTGCGCCCCTGTTTGACAAGTTCGCTCCATTGCCAGAAGGAGAGTTGAAGACAGACATTGAGGCAATGGCCAAGAGCATAAGCTTCCCCCTCACTAAAGTCTATGTAGTTGAAG GTTCAAAGCGTTCCTCCCACAGCAATGCATACTTCTATGGGTTCTTCAAGAACAAACGCATTGTTCTGTTTGACACACTGCTGGAAGACTATTCGCCTCTCAACCAGGCAGGAGAGCcagagaaagaggaagcatCCAACAAATCCAAAGCCAAGCAAAAG aacaagaaacaaggatGCAACAACTCTGAGATCCTTGCTGTCCTGGGTCATGAGCTCGGCCACTGGAAGCTTGGCCACATGGTCAAGAATATTGGCATCAGTcag ATGAATTCCTTCCTGTGCTTCTCCCTGTTTGCTGTTCTGATTGGACGCAAGGAGCTGTTTGTAGCTTTTGGCTTCAATGACAGCCAACCCACATTAATAGGCTTGATGATTATCTTCCAGTTCATCTTCTCTCCGTACAACGAG GTCCTGTCCTTTTGTCTGACAGTCCTGAGTCGCAGGTTCGAGTTCCAGGCTGATGCTTTTGCACGCGGCATGGGCAAAGCCTCTGAGCTCTGCTCTGCCCTCA